In a single window of the Rhineura floridana isolate rRhiFlo1 chromosome 3, rRhiFlo1.hap2, whole genome shotgun sequence genome:
- the NOL8 gene encoding nucleolar protein 8, which yields MEETPVVKRLYVGGLGHTISEAELQERFGKFGNVTETEIVTRKDEQGNPAKTFAYINITLSEKELKKCISVLNKTKWKGGTLQIELAKESFLHRLARERQEESIRKEKPDNNGMTNVLKSLKKSGITNFHVKAVPGTEVPNHKDWVVGKFGRVLPILHLKGQHRSKIIKYDPSKYCHNLKKLDQDFTETVPISQLTWHLEEGDDSMSKKRQGQFPVSKPPKKKMRVEESDNLRTELHSYGQFSSKARNVAPTKLVQSHTPKTNKQNKEHSVPQKHGTVLTPCRNINSLSESDIDSEEEIRAIIEREREVRKVNSNIEHEDNMEVVRDNFELKYCTHWSLQKVQDAKQAHTGCNGVLKSTDNNSDYDSADTDEIIAVTKVPNKKQKNEAPEGSNAARRGKDGRSKINATHSGSSDSDGLILDKQKREERAKPEKTSDSKAALQQDHVGNKCTSENNESSDSYLDTSESDGDEDYEAMMQSCYQLDLTLEDLERLASEKSKTTYEDNARNQSDMPYKTTKFPANSTSNIPKKSTDTITPKKCICPEEIVSAILEGESSDEDKPKRKKSNLKIQPFKGTGSLSKVLTKSELDTHDKVSSALVDLETLKSVSKPKSLSVQETTSDSLKRACIINSVENSDYSKPNAESSKVESNDVSVTSERKNSKSLKSLCKRTKTETGIKGSSFAHSKNMKGEEAFLDSAKATSMLDKKEKQLQDNEKRLAALQERQKERELQKKLVQGALTSLEIQSTRKQKHIVFDSDGENEPENDTEVQEGMKGRSSEKLLGKEFATKTSGKLFESSEDESDTADEEDDRFKIKLQFEGKAGEKLMHLQSRFGTDERFRMDARFLESDSEQEGESKKVNIDEEELTLEKKKNLEILKNLLNVCVELPKPSKQTANARKFKDMNTLRYDPTRQDHTVFERKPENANMESKAKKKKQREEAQKLPEVSKEIFYDVTLDLKEILGSVKCDEKAEVIPWDKHDDLEEATPTDTETLAFSAGNHSQEESSGFTFSFFGAEEERPPMKEEPYIIETIKPSRVAWQEDPRFQDSSSEDDEPEFERDDVKEMSPGPSHSNIRFFFFSRYDDRLKEGPKLFCKSSNLEEDTDYWESRRQTLLEDCRKKHKDARRKIKAKQ from the exons ATGGAGGAAACCCCAGTTGTAAAGCGGCTATATGTTGGAGGACTTGGCCATACAATCTCTGAAGCTGAACTGCAAGAAAGATTTGGCAAGTTTGGAAATGTTACAGAGACAGAAATTGTGACCCGGAAAGATGAACAAG GGAATCCTGCAAAAACATTTGCCTATATCAACATCACCCTTTCAGAAAAAGAACTTAAAAAAT GTATATCTGTTTTAAATAAGACAAAATGGAAAGGTGGGACACTACAAATAGAATTAGCCAAAGAGAGCTTTTTGCACAg ATTGGCACGAGAGCGTCAAGAGGAAAGTATAAGGAAGGAAAAGCCAGACAATAATGGCATGACAAACGTCCTAAAATCTTTGAAGAAATCTGGAATTACAAATTTTCACGTGAAAGCAGTACCAGGAACAGAAGTACCAAATCATAAG GACTGGGTTGTTGGCAAATTTGGCAGAGTTTTACCAATCCTCCATCTGAAGGGTCAACACAGAAGCAAA ATCATAAAATATGACCCTTCCAAATATTGTCACAATCTTAAAAAACTGGATCAAGACTTTACTGAGACAGTTCCTATTTCCCAGCTCACTTGGCATTTGGAGGAAGGTGATGACAGCATGAGCAAGAAACGCCAAGGACAGTTTCCTGTATCTAAACCACCTAAAAAGAAAATGAGAGTAGAAGAGAGTGACAATTTGAGGACAGAATTGCATTCATATGGTCAGTTTTCATCAAAAGCAAGAAACGTAGCCCCCACCAAACTAGTTCAAAGCCACACACCCAAGAccaacaaacaaaataaagagCACTCTGTGCCTCAGAAACATGGAACTGTTTTAACACCTTGCAGGAATATTAACAGTCTGTCTGAAAGTGATATTGATTCTGAAGAAGAAATCAGAGCCATAatagaaagggagagagaagtgCGCAAAGTTAACTCTAATATTGAACATGAAGATAATATGGAAGTTGTCAGAGACAACTTTGAGTTGAAATATTGCACTCATTGGTCTTTACAGAAAGTACAAGATGCGAAGCAAGCACACACAGGGTGTAATGGAGTGCTAAAGAGCACTGACAACAACTCTGATTATGATTCAGCTGACACTGATGAAATTATAGCAGTGACTAAAGTGCCaaataaaaagcagaaaaatgaaGCTCCAGAGGGATCTAATGCAGCCAGAAGGGGAAAGGATGGCAGGTCTAAGATAAATGCTACACATTCTGGATCTTCTGACTCAGATGGGTTAATACTGGATAAACAGAAAAGAGAAGAAAGAGCAAAGCCTGAAAAAACCTCGGATTCCAAGGCTGCTCTTCAACAGGACCATGTCGGTAATAAATGCACATCTGAGAACAATGAAAGTTCCGATTCATATCTTGACACAAGTGAGTCTGATGGGGATGAAGATTATGAAGCCATGATGCAGAGCTGTTACCAACTAGATCTTACATTAGAAGACTTAGAAAGATTagccagtgaaaaaagcaaaactACATATGAAGATAATGCAAGGAACCAAAGTGACATGCCATACAAAACCACTAAATTTCCAGCTAATAGTACCAGCAATATTCCAAAGAAATCCACAGATACCATTACTcccaaaaaatgtatttgccctGAAGAGATAGTTTCTGCCATTTTAGAAGGGGAGAGTTCTGATGAAGATAAACCAAAAAGAAAGAAGTCAAATTTGAAAATTCAGCCTTTCAAAGGAACAGGGTCATTAAGTAAAGTGCTGACTAAGAGTGAGTTGGACACGCATGATAAAGTTTCTTCTGCCCTTGTTGATCTGGAAACTCTCAAAAGTGTTTCAAAACCTAAATCCCTCTCAGTACAAGAAACTACCTCTGACTCTCTCAAAAGAGCTTGTATAATAAACTCAGTTGAAAATTCTGACTACAGCAAACCCAATGCAGAAAGTAGCAAGGTGGAAAGCAATGATGTGAGTGTTACATCTGAAAGAAAGAACTCAAAAAGTCTGAAATCTCTTTgcaagagaacaaagacagagactgGCATTAAAGGgtccagctttgcacacagtaagAATATGAAAGGTGAAGAAGCCTTTCTGGATTCTGCCAAAGCTACAAGCATGTTGGATAAAAAGGAAAAACAGCTGCAGGATAATGAAAAAAGGCTAGCAGCTCTACAAGAGAGGCAAAAAGAACGAGAGCTGCAGAAGAAACTTGTTCAAGGAGCATTAACCAGTCTG GAAATTCAGTCAACAAGAAAGCAGAAACATATAGTATTTGATTCAGATGGTGAAAATGAACCTGAAAATGACACTGAAGTACAAGAGGGCatgaaaggaaggtcttcagaaaaGCTGCTAGGAAAG GAATTTGCCACCAAAACCTCTGGAAAGTTGTTTGAGAGCAGTGAAGATGAATCGGATACTGCAGATGAAGAAGATGACAGATTTAAAATCAAACTTCAGTTTGAGGGTAAAGCTGGGGAGAAG CTTATGCATTTACAGTCACGATTTGGAACAGATGAAAGATTTCGTATGGATGCTCGCTTCCTTGAAAGTGACAGTGAACAAGAAG GTGAATCAAAAAAGGTGAACATAGATGAAGAGGAGCTTACtttagaaaaaaagaagaatctTGAAATCTTGAAAAATCTTCTGAATGTCTGTGTAGAACTTCCCAAACCTAGCAAGCAGACTGCAAATGCCAGGAAATTCAA AGATATGAACACCCTACGCTATGACCCTACGAGGCAAGACCATACAGTGTTCGAAAGGAAGCCAGAAAACGCAAACATGGAAAG TAAAGCTAAAAAGAAGAAGCAGAGGGAAGAAGCTCAGAAACTGCCTGAAGTGTCTAAAGAAATCTTTTATGATGTCACTTTGGACTTGAAAGAAATACTTGGATCTGTGAAATGTGATGAGAAAGCAGAAGTAATACCTTGGGACAAACATGATGATCTGGAAGAAGCAACTCCAACTGACACAGAGACATTAGCATTCAGTGCTGGAAACCACAGTCAAGAGGAAAGTAGCGGcttcacattttccttttttggtgCTGAAGAGGAGAGACCACCTATGAAAGAAG AACCCTATATAATTGAAACAATAAAGCCTTCAAGAGTTGCATGGCAAGAAGATCCACGTTTTCAGGATAGTAGTTCAGAAGATGATGAGCCAGAATTTGAAAGAGATGATGTTAAAGAAAT gtcTCCAGGCCCATCACACTCCAATAttagatttttcttcttctcccgATATGATGATAGATTAAAAG AGGGCCCAAAGCTGTTCTGTAAGTCCTCAAACCTTGAGGAAGACACAGATTATTGGGAAAGCCGGCGCCAAACATTACTTGAG GATTGTCGGAAAAAACATAAAGATGCAAGAAGaaaaattaaagcaaaacaatgA